One Gimesia aquarii DNA segment encodes these proteins:
- the atpH gene encoding ATP synthase F1 subunit delta: MNDQKEVKTHVPSVMEDPSATSVAKVYSKAFLGSIKESERDSVIEEFTEVIDLAMTQQPVFGRMLMSNALNKDERLSLVDRVFAPHASELLTNFLRVLARHERLELLPLIFTQIKTLRDTEAGKKAVSVRSAFELSEQNLTNIEKCLNEALGFSPVIETSIDQSVIGGLVIQVDDTVYDGSLRTRLKQLRGRLSNRSIHEIQSGRDRFSHPEGN, encoded by the coding sequence CTACATCGGTCGCGAAGGTTTATTCCAAAGCATTTCTTGGTTCGATTAAAGAATCGGAGAGAGATTCCGTAATCGAAGAGTTTACTGAAGTTATCGACCTCGCTATGACTCAGCAACCAGTGTTTGGAAGAATGTTGATGTCAAATGCACTCAACAAAGACGAGCGATTAAGCCTGGTGGATCGTGTCTTCGCTCCCCATGCTTCAGAACTTCTCACAAACTTCCTGAGAGTTCTGGCTCGTCATGAAAGACTGGAGCTGTTACCTCTGATCTTTACTCAAATCAAGACATTGCGCGATACAGAAGCCGGAAAAAAGGCAGTCTCTGTTCGGTCTGCATTTGAGTTATCAGAACAAAATCTGACAAACATTGAGAAATGTTTGAACGAAGCACTCGGTTTTTCCCCAGTAATAGAAACATCAATAGACCAATCTGTAATTGGTGGTCTTGTAATTCAAGTTGATGACACAGTCTATGACGGTTCACTGCGTACGCGGTTAAAACAATTACGCGGACGATTGAGCAATAGGAGCATACATGAAATTCAAAGCGGACGAGATCGCTTCAGTCATCCAGAAGGAAATTGA